A genome region from Akkermansiaceae bacterium includes the following:
- a CDS encoding type II secretion system protein has product MKTNLSHSPAKGFTLIELLVVITIIVILAALSVGGFNYVTQKQALSQAAIQISLLDNALEDYKLDNGDYPPAGNSNSLYRILYWDPANATPPGKIYVNQLDPINNKQGWTEGTGANVKIMDPWGGEYIYRIGSDPKAKNPDFDILSKGKDATEDTPDDMRN; this is encoded by the coding sequence ATGAAAACGAACCTCTCCCACTCCCCGGCAAAGGGCTTCACCCTCATCGAGCTGCTGGTGGTCATCACCATCATCGTGATCCTCGCCGCCCTCTCGGTCGGCGGTTTCAACTACGTCACCCAGAAACAGGCGCTCTCACAGGCGGCGATCCAGATCAGCCTTCTGGACAACGCCCTGGAGGACTACAAGCTCGACAACGGCGACTATCCGCCGGCCGGCAACTCCAACAGCCTCTACAGGATCCTTTACTGGGATCCCGCCAACGCAACGCCTCCCGGCAAAATCTACGTAAACCAGCTCGATCCGATCAACAACAAGCAGGGCTGGACGGAGGGAACCGGTGCCAACGTGAAAATCATGGATCCCTGGGGAGGTGAATACATCTACCGCATCGGCTCGGATCCCAAGGCCAAGAACCCTGATTTCGATATCCTATCGAAAGGAAAGGACGCCACAGAGGACACCCCTGATGACATGAGGAACTGA
- a CDS encoding type II secretion system F family protein has protein sequence MPNFIYSALDAKGEQADGSVAAATEAEAIQKLRAQGLYPTQISEEGKAGPGKAKIAAKRTALKKPKGKAMATGKATVKPKVLMVFTRQLATLIDSGLPLLRSLTVLGKQEPNPGLKSTISALADSVQGGSTFSESLAQHPRMFNKLYVNMVKAGELGGVLEVVLNRLAEYQEKAQKLKNKIVSAMVYPAIVIFIAIAILIFLMIFIVPKFKEMFEETDDALPLISQIVFGFSEFCLGRQILGIPNVVWLFVAAGGIYAGLTALGRTKGGRQFIDKAKLHLPIFGDIQRKSAVSRFARTLGTLVTSGVPILQALNITRDTAGNVIISDAISKVHEAVKEGESIVTPLSASGVFPNMVISMVDVGEETGQLPEMLLKVADVYDDEVDNAVTALTSILEPIMIVILALVVGAVVFALFLPLIKMIQTMSEQ, from the coding sequence ATGCCAAATTTCATTTACTCAGCCCTCGATGCAAAAGGTGAGCAGGCCGACGGAAGCGTCGCCGCAGCCACCGAAGCTGAAGCCATCCAGAAACTCCGCGCCCAAGGCCTCTATCCGACGCAGATCTCCGAGGAAGGGAAGGCCGGGCCCGGCAAGGCCAAGATCGCGGCCAAGCGCACCGCACTCAAGAAGCCCAAGGGCAAGGCCATGGCCACCGGCAAGGCAACCGTGAAGCCCAAGGTGCTCATGGTCTTCACCCGCCAGCTCGCAACGCTCATCGATTCCGGCCTTCCGCTCCTCCGCTCCCTCACCGTCCTCGGAAAACAGGAGCCGAACCCCGGCCTGAAATCCACCATCAGCGCCCTCGCCGATTCCGTCCAGGGCGGCTCCACCTTCTCCGAGTCCCTCGCCCAGCACCCGAGGATGTTCAACAAGCTCTACGTGAACATGGTCAAGGCCGGTGAGCTCGGCGGTGTTCTCGAAGTCGTCCTCAACCGTCTCGCCGAATACCAGGAAAAGGCCCAGAAGCTCAAGAACAAGATCGTTTCCGCCATGGTCTATCCGGCCATCGTGATCTTCATCGCCATCGCCATCCTCATCTTCCTGATGATTTTCATCGTCCCGAAATTCAAGGAGATGTTCGAGGAAACCGATGACGCCCTGCCGCTCATCTCCCAGATCGTCTTCGGCTTCTCGGAGTTCTGCCTTGGAAGGCAGATCCTCGGAATACCCAACGTCGTCTGGCTCTTCGTCGCGGCCGGCGGAATCTACGCCGGCCTCACCGCACTCGGCCGCACCAAGGGCGGGCGGCAGTTCATCGACAAGGCCAAGCTCCACCTCCCCATCTTCGGTGACATCCAGCGCAAGTCCGCCGTCTCCCGCTTCGCACGAACGCTCGGCACCCTCGTCACCTCCGGCGTCCCCATCCTGCAAGCCCTCAACATCACCCGCGACACCGCAGGCAACGTCATCATCTCGGACGCCATCTCCAAGGTCCACGAGGCCGTCAAGGAAGGTGAATCCATCGTCACACCCCTTTCGGCCAGCGGCGTCTTCCCGAACATGGTCATCTCCATGGTGGACGTCGGCGAGGAAACCGGGCAGCTCCCGGAAATGCTCCTGAAGGTCGCCGATGTGTACGACGATGAGGTTGACAACGCCGTCACCGCACTCACCTCGATCCTTGAGCCTATCATGATCGTCATCCTCGCCCTCGTGGTCGGTGCCGTCGTCTTCGCTCTGTTCCTGCCGCTCATCAAGATGATCCAGACGATGAGCGAACAGTGA
- a CDS encoding type II/IV secretion system protein yields the protein MDNRQLLELFQSRGLIDASLSEEILAEVENSGKSVPELLADFQVIQSRDDVWPVVASELGATLVDLKNWTPPDALLDLVPAGTARLHGAFPVNFDDQGLHLALVDPLNPQTVEDLRFALGREIVVVIAPDYLVEAKINECYGGEGRAMDDILSQLDSGAEEFNPENAEAEANSAPIIRYVDLVLYQAIKEKASDIHFEPFEKDFKIRYRVDGALYEMAPPPVHLALPILSRVKVMANMNIAERRIPQDGRIVKQIGEKQVDMRVSTLPTHHGESVVLRVLDRSSVNLSLENLGLPDAIYEYIGETIEKPNGIFIVTGPTGAGKTTTLYAGLRRINTIDAKLLTAEDPVEYDIDGIIQIPINEAIGLDFPRILRAFLRQDPDRIMIGEMRDKETATIAIQAALTGHLVLSTLHTNDAPGAVTRLIDMGCEPFLVAASLEGVLGQRLVRTICKDCKSPYEPNEAILSQLGVSPHELGDKQFYTGSGCEVCGQSGYRGRAGLYELLNITEPIRELITNRAPSVVLKQKAIELGMNTLREDGLRNIYLGKTTIEEVLKYT from the coding sequence ATGGACAACCGCCAACTCCTAGAACTTTTCCAATCCCGTGGCCTCATTGATGCCTCGCTCTCCGAGGAAATCCTCGCCGAGGTCGAAAACAGCGGCAAAAGCGTGCCCGAACTCCTCGCGGACTTCCAGGTCATCCAATCCCGCGACGATGTCTGGCCCGTCGTGGCTTCCGAGCTTGGGGCCACCCTGGTGGACCTGAAAAACTGGACCCCGCCCGACGCCCTCCTCGATCTCGTGCCAGCCGGCACCGCCCGCCTCCACGGCGCCTTTCCCGTCAACTTCGACGACCAGGGCCTCCACCTCGCCCTCGTCGATCCGCTCAACCCGCAGACCGTCGAAGACCTCCGCTTCGCGCTCGGCCGCGAGATCGTCGTGGTGATCGCCCCCGACTACCTCGTCGAGGCGAAGATCAACGAATGCTACGGCGGCGAAGGCCGCGCGATGGACGACATCCTCTCCCAGCTCGACAGCGGGGCCGAGGAATTCAACCCGGAGAACGCCGAGGCCGAGGCCAACTCCGCCCCCATCATCCGCTATGTTGATCTGGTGCTTTACCAGGCGATCAAGGAAAAAGCCTCGGACATCCACTTCGAGCCCTTTGAGAAGGATTTCAAGATCCGCTACCGCGTCGATGGCGCACTTTATGAGATGGCCCCGCCGCCGGTGCACCTCGCGCTGCCCATCCTGTCACGCGTCAAGGTCATGGCGAACATGAACATCGCCGAGCGCCGCATCCCGCAGGACGGGCGCATCGTCAAGCAGATCGGCGAGAAACAGGTGGACATGCGCGTCTCCACGCTCCCCACACACCACGGCGAGTCCGTCGTTCTCCGGGTGCTCGACCGCTCCTCGGTCAACCTCTCGCTGGAAAACCTCGGCCTGCCCGATGCCATCTACGAATACATCGGCGAGACCATCGAGAAACCCAACGGCATCTTCATCGTCACCGGCCCGACAGGGGCGGGCAAGACCACCACGCTCTACGCCGGCCTGCGCCGCATCAACACCATCGACGCAAAGCTCCTCACCGCCGAGGATCCCGTCGAATACGACATCGACGGCATCATCCAGATCCCCATCAACGAGGCCATCGGCCTCGATTTCCCGCGCATCCTCCGCGCCTTCCTACGCCAGGACCCGGATCGCATCATGATCGGGGAAATGCGCGACAAGGAAACCGCCACCATCGCCATCCAGGCAGCCCTCACCGGTCACCTTGTGCTTTCCACCCTCCACACCAATGACGCCCCCGGCGCCGTCACCCGTCTCATCGACATGGGCTGCGAGCCTTTCCTCGTCGCCGCATCCCTGGAGGGCGTCCTTGGACAGCGCCTCGTCCGCACCATCTGCAAGGATTGCAAGTCTCCCTACGAACCCAACGAGGCCATCCTCTCGCAGCTCGGGGTCTCGCCCCACGAACTCGGAGACAAGCAGTTCTACACCGGCTCCGGCTGCGAGGTCTGCGGCCAGTCCGGCTACCGAGGCCGCGCCGGCCTCTACGAGCTCCTCAACATCACCGAACCCATCCGCGAGCTGATCACCAACCGCGCACCCAGCGTCGTCCTCAAACAGAAAGCCATCGAGCTTGGCATGAACACCCTCCGGGAGGACGGCCTGCGCAACATCTACCTCGGCAAGACAACCATCGAGGAAGTCCTCAAATACACCTGA
- the tadA gene encoding Flp pilus assembly complex ATPase component TadA — protein MFSNEDYLAELLAESGIIDPEQIRTARASLSGSETIIQHLINTTPLTESQVAETLAANAGVPFVDLASFHFDPSVILTVSEDIARRYRAIPVSDDGMYLTVAVADPLDFETLDSLPHVLGRELNLACATHTDINHHLMQFYNVEEKRSSSPDDSFQVSTGDSEAGSEASDAPIIKLVQQTLTEAFRLRASDIHIEPLETSVRIRYRLDGKLVHVDTHPKKLLPAIIARLKVMSGSMSIAEKRLPQDGRIQLKMGEKEVDLRVSSVPSNHGESIVMRILDKTALLLGLPELGFFSDDQAKFEELLGLPDGIILVTGPTGSGKTTTLYACLNVINKPDKKIITVEDPVEYELPGINQVMVKSEIGMTFGAALRAMLRQAPNIIMIGEIRDAETANIAINASLTGHLVFSTLHTNDAPSAVARLADIGVKPFLIASAVRSILAQRLVRKLCPVCKAPAELSEKDMRALNLDASRTADASIYGPVGCEKCRRNGYRGRMGIFELFNIDDEVRAMINTGLTTSQLRRRARELGMRTLREDGIRKVLSGLTSGSEVVHATMGDFD, from the coding sequence GTGTTCTCAAACGAAGACTATCTCGCAGAACTGCTCGCGGAAAGCGGCATCATCGACCCGGAACAGATCCGCACCGCACGCGCTTCCCTGAGCGGCAGCGAGACGATCATCCAGCACCTCATCAACACCACCCCGCTGACCGAATCACAGGTCGCCGAGACCCTCGCCGCAAATGCCGGCGTCCCCTTCGTTGACCTCGCCAGCTTCCATTTCGACCCCTCCGTCATCCTCACCGTATCCGAGGACATCGCCCGCAGATACCGCGCCATCCCTGTCTCCGACGACGGCATGTACCTCACCGTCGCCGTCGCCGACCCGCTCGATTTCGAAACGCTCGACAGCCTGCCGCACGTCCTTGGGCGCGAGCTGAATCTCGCCTGCGCCACCCACACTGACATCAACCACCACCTGATGCAGTTCTACAACGTCGAGGAAAAGCGCAGCAGCTCCCCCGACGACTCCTTCCAGGTCTCCACCGGCGATTCCGAGGCCGGCTCCGAAGCCAGCGACGCCCCCATCATCAAGCTCGTACAGCAGACCCTCACGGAAGCCTTCCGCCTGCGCGCCTCCGACATCCACATCGAGCCCCTTGAGACTTCCGTGCGCATCCGCTACCGCCTCGACGGAAAGCTCGTCCACGTGGACACCCACCCGAAAAAACTCCTCCCCGCCATCATCGCCCGCCTCAAGGTCATGAGCGGCAGCATGTCCATCGCGGAAAAACGCCTCCCCCAGGACGGCCGCATCCAGCTCAAGATGGGCGAAAAGGAAGTCGATCTCCGCGTTTCCTCCGTCCCCTCGAACCACGGCGAATCCATCGTCATGCGTATCCTCGACAAGACCGCCCTGCTTCTCGGACTGCCCGAGCTCGGCTTCTTCTCCGACGACCAGGCGAAGTTCGAGGAGCTGCTCGGCCTGCCCGACGGCATCATCCTCGTCACCGGCCCGACGGGTTCTGGAAAAACCACGACACTTTACGCCTGCCTCAACGTCATCAACAAGCCGGACAAGAAGATCATCACCGTCGAGGATCCCGTCGAGTACGAGCTGCCCGGCATCAATCAGGTGATGGTGAAATCCGAGATCGGCATGACCTTCGGGGCCGCCCTCCGCGCCATGCTCCGCCAGGCACCGAACATCATCATGATCGGGGAAATCCGGGATGCGGAAACGGCAAACATCGCCATCAACGCATCCCTCACCGGCCACCTCGTCTTCTCCACCCTTCACACCAACGACGCACCCTCCGCCGTCGCCCGCCTCGCCGATATCGGGGTCAAGCCCTTCCTCATCGCCTCCGCCGTCCGCTCCATCCTCGCACAGCGCCTCGTCCGCAAGCTCTGCCCCGTCTGCAAGGCACCTGCCGAGCTTTCCGAAAAGGATATGCGCGCCCTCAACCTCGACGCCTCCCGCACTGCGGACGCCTCCATCTACGGCCCCGTCGGCTGCGAGAAATGCCGCCGCAACGGATACCGCGGCCGAATGGGCATCTTCGAACTCTTCAACATCGACGACGAGGTGCGCGCGATGATCAACACCGGCCTCACCACCAGCCAGCTCCGCCGCCGCGCCCGCGAGCTGGGCATGCGAACCCTACGCGAGGACGGCATCCGAAAAGTCCTATCCGGCCTCACATCCGGCTCCGAGGTCGTCCACGCAACCATGGGCGACTTCGACTAG
- a CDS encoding SAM-dependent methyltransferase, protein MDPGNPETFEHFMARALHDPVRGYYARNIRGIGARGDFTTAPQLSEAPGEAIAGWVAEALRETGTRHVIEIGPGLGTLSGQVMRRLPFTLRLRTRFHLVESSPALAKRQAELLGKKVSHHTRIHGALAACSGNAVIFSNELVDAFPCRLFEKSNGEWREVALVHSSGQPAEILLPPAGLPPSSAFKLDFPDGQRVEIHDSYRLWLESWLPGWKRGKMLTIDYGTTAETLYHRRPGGSLRAYFLHQRSCGAEIYQNPGLRDITADVNFTDLSQWPAAWLGARDPEALGRFIRRYTAAGGDHLMEAAGNFMALSQERL, encoded by the coding sequence TTGGACCCCGGGAATCCAGAAACCTTCGAGCATTTCATGGCGCGGGCGCTCCATGATCCGGTGCGCGGCTACTACGCACGCAACATCCGCGGCATCGGCGCGCGTGGCGATTTCACCACCGCACCGCAGTTATCCGAGGCACCGGGGGAAGCGATTGCAGGATGGGTGGCGGAGGCACTACGCGAAACCGGAACCCGCCACGTGATCGAGATCGGCCCCGGCCTCGGGACGCTCTCCGGGCAGGTCATGCGCAGGCTGCCTTTCACCCTCCGGCTGCGGACACGCTTCCATCTCGTGGAATCCTCGCCCGCCCTTGCAAAGCGGCAGGCGGAGCTGCTTGGGAAAAAGGTTTCCCACCACACCCGCATCCACGGCGCGCTGGCCGCGTGTTCCGGCAACGCGGTGATTTTTTCCAACGAACTCGTCGATGCGTTCCCATGCCGGCTTTTCGAGAAATCCAACGGAGAATGGCGCGAGGTCGCACTCGTGCACTCCTCCGGACAGCCTGCCGAGATCCTGCTGCCACCCGCCGGGCTACCTCCATCCTCGGCTTTCAAACTCGATTTCCCCGATGGCCAGCGCGTCGAGATCCACGATTCATACCGCCTGTGGCTCGAATCCTGGCTGCCCGGCTGGAAGCGCGGGAAAATGCTCACCATCGACTACGGCACCACTGCGGAAACCCTCTATCACCGCCGTCCCGGCGGAAGCCTCCGCGCATACTTCCTGCACCAGCGCAGCTGCGGCGCGGAGATCTATCAGAATCCCGGACTCCGCGACATCACCGCCGATGTAAATTTCACCGATCTCTCACAATGGCCCGCAGCATGGCTCGGAGCCCGCGATCCGGAGGCCCTCGGACGTTTCATCCGCCGCTACACGGCAGCCGGCGGCGACCACCTCATGGAGGCGGCGGGCAATTTCATGGCCTTGTCACAGGAGAGGCTATGA
- the rpsP gene encoding 30S ribosomal protein S16 — protein sequence MSVSLRLNRKGTKDRPYYKIVAVDSRKRRDGRYIEQIGTYDPLVEGTNYEIDLAKADKWLAVGAKPSETVNSFIRKARTAAAK from the coding sequence ATGTCAGTTTCTCTCCGCCTCAACCGCAAGGGCACCAAAGACCGCCCTTACTACAAGATCGTAGCCGTGGACAGCCGCAAGCGCCGCGACGGCCGCTACATCGAGCAGATCGGCACCTACGATCCCCTCGTCGAGGGCACCAACTACGAGATCGATCTCGCGAAGGCCGACAAATGGCTCGCCGTTGGCGCCAAGCCATCCGAGACCGTGAACAGCTTCATTCGCAAGGCGCGCACCGCCGCCGCGAAGTAA
- a CDS encoding exosortase system-associated protein, TIGR04073 family — MKKLLVTATALLVLTGFAAADIQAPPGSQYTSTRKLGRAISNILYGVIEIPEMVVRRSEQHGRKAGWSYGAVDGTQRAFRRLGYGFYELFTFTCPTYRGTFKPPYEKCGTDNRVDMNVYDGLSEFPPELGAESYFGHVRVQKY; from the coding sequence ATGAAAAAACTCCTTGTCACCGCCACCGCCCTGCTCGTCCTCACCGGATTCGCCGCAGCGGATATCCAGGCGCCTCCCGGCTCCCAGTACACTTCCACCCGCAAGCTCGGCCGCGCAATCAGCAACATCCTCTACGGGGTGATCGAGATCCCGGAAATGGTCGTCCGCAGGTCGGAGCAGCATGGCCGCAAGGCGGGCTGGTCTTATGGTGCGGTTGACGGCACGCAGCGCGCATTCCGCCGCCTCGGCTACGGCTTCTACGAGCTTTTCACCTTCACCTGCCCGACCTACCGCGGCACCTTCAAGCCACCTTACGAGAAATGCGGCACCGACAACCGCGTGGACATGAACGTCTACGACGGGCTCTCCGAATTCCCGCCGGAACTCGGCGCCGAGTCCTACTTCGGACACGTCCGCGTTCAGAAATACTGA
- a CDS encoding phosphoglycerate dehydrogenase, translating into MSNYRVLVSDPISEKGVEALRTAEGITVDVNTGLAPEELVKIIGDYHGLVVRSQTKVTREILAAAKNLKAIGRAGVGVDNIDREAATDHGVIVMNTPTGNTISTAEHAFTLMLSAARNIGPAHAGVLAGDFNAARKAFQGIELNGKRLAVIGMGRIGSEFAKRAQAFNMDVVAYDPFLTESRARELKVTLAESPDAALTGADVVTLHVPLTDDTNHLMNRERIALMNKGALIVNCARGGLIDEAALKDAIDSGHIAGCALDVFETEPPSADHPLFGLKKHVAFTPHLGASTNEAQENVGIEVAIQIRDFLTTGEIRNAINMPSLDAAALAAIGPYLDLAAALGALLAKLGPANPDSIRVSYHGDLATKDTGLISRTALYKLLECSRPDGQVNLVNAPAIAKSMGLDLVESTISAQTEFNDLLVAELRKGDEKFRVAGTIIGRSPRIVEIDRLFVDTPIKGHFLIVRNDDRPGIVGAVGTVLGNSNQNIANLSLARDKSQRNALSIIELDGALPGEVMEAIRAIPGVTSATGISL; encoded by the coding sequence ATGAGCAACTACCGAGTCCTTGTCTCCGATCCCATTTCCGAAAAAGGCGTGGAAGCCCTGCGCACCGCCGAAGGAATCACCGTCGATGTGAACACCGGGCTTGCCCCCGAGGAGCTTGTGAAAATCATCGGCGATTACCACGGCTTGGTGGTCCGCTCGCAGACCAAGGTGACCCGCGAGATCCTCGCCGCCGCAAAGAACCTCAAGGCAATAGGCCGGGCCGGCGTAGGCGTGGACAACATCGACCGCGAGGCCGCGACCGACCACGGGGTGATCGTGATGAACACCCCCACCGGAAACACGATCTCCACCGCGGAACACGCCTTCACACTCATGCTTTCCGCCGCACGGAACATCGGCCCGGCGCACGCGGGTGTCCTGGCTGGGGATTTCAACGCCGCCCGCAAGGCCTTCCAGGGCATCGAGCTGAACGGCAAGCGGCTCGCCGTGATCGGCATGGGCCGCATCGGCAGCGAGTTCGCGAAACGCGCCCAGGCCTTCAACATGGACGTCGTCGCCTACGACCCTTTCCTGACGGAATCCCGCGCCCGCGAGCTCAAGGTGACCCTCGCAGAGTCCCCGGATGCAGCGCTCACCGGGGCGGATGTCGTCACGCTCCATGTCCCTCTTACCGACGACACCAACCACCTGATGAACAGGGAGCGCATCGCCCTCATGAACAAGGGCGCCCTCATCGTGAACTGCGCCCGCGGCGGCCTCATCGACGAGGCGGCGCTCAAGGACGCCATCGACTCGGGCCACATCGCCGGCTGCGCACTGGATGTGTTCGAAACCGAGCCGCCCTCCGCAGACCACCCTCTCTTCGGCCTGAAGAAACACGTCGCCTTCACGCCCCACCTCGGTGCCTCGACGAACGAGGCGCAGGAAAACGTCGGCATCGAGGTCGCCATCCAGATCCGCGATTTCCTCACCACCGGCGAAATCCGCAACGCGATCAACATGCCCTCGCTCGATGCCGCCGCGCTCGCCGCGATCGGCCCTTACCTCGATCTCGCCGCCGCGCTCGGCGCACTGCTTGCGAAGCTCGGCCCAGCCAACCCGGACTCGATCCGCGTTTCCTACCACGGCGACCTCGCCACCAAGGACACCGGCCTGATTTCCCGCACCGCGCTCTACAAACTGCTCGAGTGCTCGCGTCCCGATGGCCAGGTGAACCTTGTCAACGCCCCCGCCATCGCGAAATCCATGGGCCTGGATCTCGTCGAGTCCACGATCAGCGCACAGACCGAGTTCAACGACCTCCTCGTCGCCGAGCTGCGCAAGGGAGACGAGAAATTCCGCGTGGCCGGCACGATCATCGGGCGCAGCCCGCGCATCGTGGAGATCGACCGCCTCTTCGTGGACACGCCTATCAAGGGGCATTTCCTCATCGTCCGCAACGACGACCGCCCGGGAATCGTCGGAGCCGTCGGAACCGTGCTGGGAAACTCCAACCAGAACATCGCGAACCTCTCCTTGGCGCGCGACAAATCGCAGCGCAACGCCCTCTCCATCATCGAGCTCGACGGCGCGTTGCCCGGCGAGGTCATGGAAGCGATCCGTGCCATCCCCGGAGTGACTTCCGCCACCGGCATCAGCCTGTGA
- a CDS encoding acyl-CoA dehydrogenase family protein, with amino-acid sequence MSDSIIDTTKMTAGQRAALELAESSRDTRELSGFAASIFDGAPDFGSIFPFPVQTEGDRKKGDVFLGKLTAFLRNETDPDAIDAEGEIPESVFTGLAEMGAMGIKIPEEYGGLGLSQTNYSRAAMLLGSHCGNLTALLSAHQSIGLPQPLLVFGSDAQKEKYLTKCAAGGISAFALTEKEVGSDPARMKTEAVLSADGTHYTLSGEKLWCTNSLKAFALIVMARTPTPEKPHATTAFIVDMDQPGVEIVTRCHFMGLRALYNGVVRFTDVKVPVENIVGGVGKGLKVALTTLNTGRLTLPAACAGLLGRSLEMALAWASTRVQWGQEIGKHAAIAARLADLAADKFATESLVLYTSALVDADKDADIRMEAAMAKLWGTEAGWKGADSTMQIKGGRGYETASSLRARGESPDPIERNLRDSRINTIFEGSTEIMHLFIAREALDPHLRRGAAVLDSRKEFAVRFQTALSAGIFYSLWYPKKYLPIANGLPADLDTQLARSLRKAAALSRKLARTILHSMARYGPALEKRQLILARLVDIATELLTISLSAARAHALGDRESLQTARYIAKRGITRCEALFSEIGTAPDDEGYRLAQELMGKQREAF; translated from the coding sequence ATGTCCGACTCCATCATCGACACCACGAAAATGACCGCAGGCCAGCGCGCCGCCCTCGAGCTTGCGGAATCCTCCCGCGACACCCGCGAACTCTCCGGCTTCGCCGCTTCGATCTTCGATGGGGCGCCCGATTTCGGGTCTATCTTTCCTTTCCCGGTCCAGACCGAGGGCGACAGGAAAAAAGGCGACGTCTTCCTCGGCAAGCTAACCGCCTTTCTCAGGAACGAGACCGACCCCGATGCCATCGACGCGGAGGGTGAGATTCCGGAAAGCGTCTTCACCGGACTCGCCGAAATGGGGGCGATGGGCATCAAGATCCCCGAGGAGTATGGCGGCCTCGGTCTCTCGCAGACGAACTATTCCCGCGCCGCGATGTTGCTGGGAAGCCATTGCGGGAATCTGACAGCCCTGCTCTCCGCGCACCAATCCATAGGCCTTCCCCAGCCGCTGCTCGTCTTCGGCAGCGATGCGCAGAAGGAAAAGTATCTGACCAAGTGTGCCGCAGGCGGCATCTCCGCCTTCGCCCTGACGGAGAAGGAGGTCGGCTCCGATCCGGCCCGTATGAAGACCGAGGCCGTCCTCTCCGCAGATGGCACCCATTACACGCTCAGCGGGGAGAAGCTGTGGTGCACGAATTCGCTCAAAGCCTTCGCCCTCATCGTCATGGCGCGCACGCCGACGCCCGAGAAACCCCATGCAACCACGGCATTCATCGTGGACATGGATCAGCCCGGCGTCGAGATCGTCACGCGTTGCCATTTCATGGGGCTCAGGGCGCTCTACAATGGGGTTGTGCGGTTCACCGATGTGAAAGTCCCCGTGGAAAACATCGTCGGCGGGGTCGGCAAAGGCCTCAAGGTGGCGCTCACCACCCTCAACACCGGCCGCCTCACCCTGCCCGCCGCCTGCGCCGGCCTGTTGGGGCGTTCACTCGAGATGGCCCTCGCCTGGGCATCCACCCGGGTCCAGTGGGGCCAGGAAATCGGCAAGCATGCCGCGATCGCCGCGAGGCTCGCCGACCTCGCCGCCGACAAGTTCGCCACCGAATCCCTTGTGCTCTACACCTCCGCCCTGGTCGATGCCGACAAGGACGCCGACATCCGAATGGAGGCCGCCATGGCCAAGCTCTGGGGCACCGAGGCCGGCTGGAAAGGGGCCGACTCCACGATGCAGATCAAGGGCGGGCGCGGCTACGAGACCGCCAGCTCCCTGCGCGCCCGCGGCGAAAGCCCGGATCCCATTGAGCGAAATCTCCGCGACTCCCGCATCAACACGATTTTCGAGGGCTCGACGGAGATCATGCACCTGTTCATTGCCCGCGAAGCCCTCGATCCCCATCTCCGCCGCGGTGCCGCGGTGCTCGACAGCCGCAAGGAATTCGCCGTCCGTTTCCAGACAGCCCTCAGCGCAGGCATTTTCTACTCCCTCTGGTATCCAAAAAAATACCTACCCATCGCCAACGGCCTGCCGGCAGACCTTGATACCCAGCTCGCCCGCTCATTGCGGAAAGCCGCCGCCCTTTCCCGCAAGCTCGCCCGTACGATCCTCCACAGCATGGCCCGCTACGGCCCGGCGCTTGAGAAAAGGCAGCTCATCCTCGCCCGCCTGGTGGACATCGCCACCGAGCTGCTCACCATCTCGCTCTCCGCTGCGCGCGCCCATGCCCTTGGGGACCGCGAGTCGCTGCAAACGGCGCGCTACATCGCCAAGCGGGGGATCACGCGCTGCGAAGCGCTGTTTTCCGAGATCGGAACAGCGCCCGACGACGAGGGTTACCGCCTGGCGCAGGAGCTGATGGGGAAACAAAGGGAAGCGTTTTGA